The genomic segment CGGTGAGATAGCTCACTGTGCGGCTCAACATATCGCTGGACAGATAAATCTGATCATAGTTGACCATGTCCATAAAAACGTAGCTCTCACCGTCCTGATAGAGAAACTGAGCGGGACGCTCATCGAAAATGATACGATCAAATTTCTCGCCAGAGCGAAAAGCGTTTTCGATGATAGTGCCGGTATCAAGGTTTTTGAGCTTGGTCTTGATCACCGCACCCCCTCTGCCCATCTTGTGGTGCTGAAACTCAACGACCTCCCAAAGGCCGTCCTGCCATACTATTTTAATTCCTGGATAAAACTTGCTCGTATCCACTACCTGTGCCATGGGTTACCTCCCTTGTAGATATTCAGTCGTAACCCGTTTATCATACGGACCGCTGACGGTCTCTGTCAATGCCCATGGGAAAAGATATCTTTTTAGGGTACCTCTAAAAAATAACATCCGAGTCTTCCAGTCTCTCATCCTCAGGTCGTTCCACCAGAGCCCTGTCTCGCCCAGACATAGTTTTGACCTGCCGGCTCCGTAGCGTCGCCTCGAAGAGCACATTCTATGCCCTCTCGGCTTGGGGCGACATCCGCCTCGCCCCAGTCGATACTTCACGACGGCAAGTCAAAAATACGAACCTCGAATGGGTTCCGTCGAAATGACCTGAGGCAAGTTTCTCAGTTTTTAGAGGTTCCCTTTACAGATCCCATTTCTCCACAGCCCCCTCCTTGATATCGAGAATATAGGGGATAACCACCATGACAACCTCGGAGCGGTTGTCTTTTTTTCTGGACGACCGGAACATCTCACCCAACAGGGGAAGATCGCCAAGCACGGGAATCTTAGTCGTAACCGTCGAATGGGTCTCGCTGAAAAGTCCCCCCACGACGAAAGGTTCGCCGTCTTTTACCCGAACCGAGGTATTTACGTTTCGTTCGCTGGTCTCAGGAACCTCAATGTCCCGACCACCGCTCCGCCAGCGAAGGATATCTCCTGTGGATATGGCCAGTTCTACGGATATAATGCCGTCCCGTCCCACCACAGGAGTGAACTCCAGCTGAGGCCCTACCTCC from the Dethiosulfovibrio peptidovorans genome contains:
- the efp gene encoding elongation factor P, giving the protein MAQVVDTSKFYPGIKIVWQDGLWEVVEFQHHKMGRGGAVIKTKLKNLDTGTIIENAFRSGEKFDRIIFDERPAQFLYQDGESYVFMDMVNYDQIYLSSDMLSRTVSYLTDNLEVTLQMYGERIMGIDLPNSVVLKIIETSPNFKGDTASGGGKPATTETGLTVTVPMFVENGEDIVVDTRTGAYLERAKK